In one Puniceicoccus vermicola genomic region, the following are encoded:
- a CDS encoding Gfo/Idh/MocA family protein, producing the protein MTEQILRIGIVGAGGNSRLRHIPGFQEIEGVEVTGVVNRSRASSEEAAKEFDIPRVFEDWQSLVSDPEIDAVCIGTWPYLHREVTIAALRAGKHVLCEARMARNLAEAQEMALVASEHGDQVAQIVPSPFTLGDDEWIASRIAKGVLGNLLEVRSRFLNGALLDPKTPMNWRLDSEMSGKNTMVMGILHEAILRWVDFPDLEVTATAGFGAEKRPDENGELQPTVIPESLQIVAFPSSGPRLVYDLSQLHGGEPENSICINGEKGSLLVDLAAGKIVLAVEGEEPVVRTIEDAWDVEGEFVRSIREGTPVTRTNFTDGLKYMAFTEAVWESWNAESAVPVGQ; encoded by the coding sequence ATGACAGAGCAAATTCTTCGGATTGGAATCGTTGGCGCAGGTGGAAATTCCAGGTTGCGACACATCCCTGGGTTTCAGGAAATCGAGGGAGTGGAAGTTACGGGTGTCGTCAACCGCTCCCGGGCGTCGAGTGAAGAGGCCGCCAAAGAATTTGACATTCCCCGCGTGTTCGAGGACTGGCAGTCACTGGTCTCGGACCCGGAGATTGACGCGGTTTGCATCGGTACTTGGCCATATCTTCACCGTGAAGTGACGATTGCCGCCTTGCGGGCGGGAAAGCATGTGCTTTGCGAAGCGAGAATGGCGCGGAATCTGGCGGAGGCCCAGGAGATGGCTCTTGTCGCCTCTGAGCATGGAGATCAAGTCGCGCAGATTGTTCCCTCGCCGTTCACTCTTGGAGACGACGAGTGGATCGCCTCCCGGATTGCGAAGGGTGTTTTGGGAAACCTTCTTGAGGTGCGCTCTCGTTTTCTCAATGGAGCTCTTCTCGATCCGAAGACTCCGATGAATTGGCGGCTCGATTCGGAGATGAGCGGGAAAAATACCATGGTCATGGGCATCCTCCACGAAGCGATCCTGCGCTGGGTCGATTTTCCGGATCTCGAAGTGACCGCGACCGCGGGCTTTGGTGCCGAGAAGCGCCCCGATGAGAACGGTGAGCTTCAGCCGACGGTCATCCCTGAGAGTTTGCAGATCGTAGCATTTCCGTCCTCCGGCCCACGGCTGGTCTATGACCTCAGCCAGCTGCATGGAGGAGAGCCCGAGAATTCGATTTGTATTAACGGCGAAAAAGGCTCTCTGCTGGTCGATCTCGCCGCGGGCAAAATTGTCCTCGCAGTCGAAGGGGAGGAGCCCGTCGTCCGAACGATTGAAGACGCCTGGGATGTGGAAGGTGAGTTTGTCCGGTCCATCCGCGAAGGCACTCCGGTCACCCGGACCAATTTTACCGATGGGTTGAAATACATGGCCTTCACCGAAGCAGTCTGGGAGTCCTGGAATGCAGAAAGTGCTGTGCCTGTCGGCCAGTAA
- a CDS encoding NAD(P) transhydrogenase subunit alpha, translating to MVIFVLNEASAGEKRCAATPETVKRLLALAPAPEVVVESGLGAASGYPDADYQSAGATVVQTRGEGLGRANVVLRVNAPAVDEIASYPSGALSISLLDPFNNRAALEAFSSAGVNAISLEMIPRTTLAQKMDVLSSQANLAGYSSVVVASGLLGKILPMMMTPAGTISPAKVFVIGVGVAGLQAIATAKRLGARVDAFDTRPVVEEQVKSLGAKFLKIDLGDTGQTDQGYAKELTPEQIELQQKGMAKACAGADIVITTAKLFGRPAPKIVTQEMVAGMRPGAVIVDLAADTGGNVEGTIPGEVAETDDGVRIIGTRCMEGTVARDASGMLASNLFALIEHFFDKESGNFDYREEDEILKGCLIVRDGAIVHEKFKNA from the coding sequence ATGGTCATTTTTGTTCTGAATGAAGCGAGTGCTGGTGAAAAGCGGTGCGCAGCAACCCCGGAGACCGTAAAGCGTCTTTTGGCGCTGGCACCGGCTCCAGAGGTTGTCGTGGAGTCGGGCTTGGGTGCCGCCAGTGGATATCCGGATGCGGATTATCAATCAGCTGGGGCGACCGTCGTCCAGACTCGGGGAGAAGGCCTGGGGCGGGCCAATGTCGTGCTGCGGGTGAATGCCCCGGCAGTAGACGAGATTGCGTCCTATCCGTCCGGCGCTCTCTCCATTAGTCTGCTCGATCCCTTTAACAATCGTGCGGCTTTGGAAGCGTTTTCGTCCGCTGGAGTGAACGCTATCAGCCTGGAGATGATTCCGCGGACCACTCTTGCCCAAAAGATGGACGTGCTCAGCTCTCAGGCAAATTTGGCTGGTTACTCGTCCGTGGTTGTTGCCTCTGGCTTACTGGGAAAAATTCTTCCGATGATGATGACGCCAGCGGGGACCATTTCTCCGGCAAAGGTCTTTGTGATCGGGGTGGGGGTTGCAGGATTGCAGGCGATCGCGACTGCGAAGCGCCTCGGGGCTCGCGTCGATGCCTTTGACACCCGTCCGGTCGTCGAAGAGCAAGTGAAGTCCCTCGGGGCCAAGTTCCTCAAAATCGATCTCGGAGATACGGGGCAGACTGACCAGGGGTATGCCAAGGAATTGACTCCTGAACAAATCGAGCTGCAACAAAAGGGCATGGCGAAAGCCTGTGCCGGGGCGGATATCGTCATCACCACCGCGAAGCTGTTCGGTCGACCCGCACCGAAGATTGTGACCCAGGAAATGGTCGCTGGCATGCGCCCGGGCGCGGTGATTGTCGACCTGGCCGCCGATACCGGGGGAAATGTTGAAGGAACGATTCCGGGTGAGGTCGCGGAGACCGACGACGGCGTCCGCATAATCGGCACCCGCTGTATGGAAGGCACCGTTGCCCGTGACGCGTCGGGGATGCTTGCCTCCAATCTCTTTGCCTTGATCGAGCACTTTTTCGACAAAGAATCGGGCAACTTCGATTACCGCGAAGAAGACGAAATCCTCAAGGGATGCCTCATCGTCCGCGATGGAGCCATCGTCCACGAAAAATTCAAGAACGCCTAA
- a CDS encoding NAD(P) transhydrogenase subunit alpha produces MELVLLLFIFTLAAFLGFELIAKVPSQLHTPLMSGSNAISGITIVGAITATGLSDSVFAQWLGFIALVLATINVVGGYLVTDRMLGMFKKKEKTPK; encoded by the coding sequence ATGGAACTGGTCTTACTGTTATTCATCTTCACCCTGGCGGCCTTCCTCGGGTTCGAGTTGATCGCCAAGGTGCCTTCGCAGCTGCATACGCCGCTGATGTCGGGTTCGAACGCGATCTCTGGTATTACGATCGTTGGGGCAATTACTGCCACCGGCCTGTCGGACTCAGTCTTTGCTCAATGGCTCGGTTTTATCGCTCTCGTTCTCGCCACGATCAACGTCGTCGGCGGCTACCTCGTAACTGACCGGATGCTCGGAATGTTCAAGAAGAAGGAGAAGACGCCCAAATGA
- a CDS encoding NAD(P)(+) transhydrogenase (Re/Si-specific) subunit beta translates to MSAVFLNIAYIAAAVLFIFGIKMLGSASTARKGNMISAIGMLLAVVVTLMKSGMDFQWVWIGLGLGTVIGVVWARVVKMTGMPELVALFNGFGGLASVFVAWAEYQKYFSEGGIGGIENATFIAVVIAVATWIGALTFSGSLIAWAKLSGKLGGSATILPKQRLIALVLLILSVGSVAFFGWAPDSPVAYGVFLGVLVAGIGLGIFGVLPIGGGDMPVVISLLNSLSGLAASAAGFAIQNNVLIVAGCLVGCSGLILTLIMCKAMNRNLANVLFSGFGSAGGAADTEVEGEMKAATTSDAYYVLEAAQTVVIIPGYGMAVAQAQHAVKELGDLLEENGAEVFYAIHPVAGRMPGHMNVLLAEADVPYEQLVEMDAINPRMPSVDVAIVIGANDVVNPAASEDQSSPIYGMPIIKANEARTVYALKRGKGAGFSGLVNKLYFLEKTRMLYGDAKETVTALVSEFKK, encoded by the coding sequence ATGAGTGCTGTTTTCCTCAATATTGCTTACATCGCTGCGGCGGTGTTGTTCATTTTCGGAATCAAGATGCTCGGGTCCGCCAGCACGGCGCGCAAGGGCAACATGATTTCGGCCATCGGCATGCTCTTGGCGGTCGTCGTCACCCTCATGAAATCCGGAATGGATTTTCAATGGGTCTGGATCGGCCTCGGCTTAGGGACCGTTATCGGTGTCGTCTGGGCGCGCGTAGTCAAGATGACCGGGATGCCCGAGCTCGTAGCGCTCTTTAATGGTTTCGGAGGATTGGCCTCGGTGTTTGTCGCTTGGGCGGAGTATCAAAAGTATTTCAGCGAAGGCGGGATCGGAGGCATCGAGAATGCGACCTTTATTGCCGTGGTCATCGCAGTTGCGACTTGGATCGGGGCTTTGACCTTCTCGGGAAGTTTGATCGCCTGGGCGAAGCTTTCTGGGAAACTCGGAGGTTCTGCGACCATTCTCCCGAAGCAGCGTTTGATCGCCTTAGTCCTGCTGATTCTCTCGGTGGGCAGCGTTGCCTTCTTCGGGTGGGCTCCGGATAGCCCGGTGGCCTACGGAGTTTTCCTTGGGGTCCTTGTGGCCGGGATTGGCTTGGGGATCTTCGGAGTCCTGCCTATTGGCGGCGGAGACATGCCCGTGGTCATCTCGCTCTTGAACAGTCTTTCGGGTCTCGCGGCTTCCGCGGCCGGTTTTGCCATTCAGAATAACGTCCTCATCGTTGCCGGATGTTTGGTGGGCTGCTCGGGACTCATCCTGACCCTCATCATGTGTAAGGCCATGAATCGTAACCTGGCCAACGTCCTCTTCAGTGGATTCGGTTCCGCCGGCGGGGCCGCGGATACGGAGGTGGAAGGAGAGATGAAAGCGGCCACGACTTCGGACGCTTACTACGTCCTCGAAGCCGCCCAGACCGTGGTCATCATTCCCGGATACGGAATGGCCGTCGCCCAGGCGCAGCACGCCGTGAAAGAGTTGGGAGACCTGCTCGAGGAAAATGGTGCCGAAGTCTTTTACGCCATCCACCCGGTGGCGGGGCGCATGCCCGGACACATGAACGTGCTCCTCGCGGAAGCCGACGTCCCCTACGAGCAGCTTGTGGAAATGGACGCGATCAATCCGCGCATGCCCTCGGTCGACGTGGCCATCGTCATCGGTGCCAACGACGTCGTGAATCCTGCGGCCTCCGAGGACCAGTCCAGCCCGATCTACGGCATGCCCATCATCAAGGCCAACGAAGCCCGCACCGTCTACGCCCTCAAGCGAGGCAAGGGCGCCGGCTTCTCCGGTCTGGTCAACAAGCTCTACTTCCTCGAAAAGACTCGGATGCTCTACGGCGACGCCAAAGAAACCGTCACCGCTCTCGTTTCCGAGTTTAAGAAGTAA